The proteins below are encoded in one region of Leptotrichia sp. oral taxon 218:
- the treC gene encoding alpha,alpha-phosphotrehalase → MEKNFEQKWWHKSVVYQIYPKSFNDTTGSGQGDIKGITEKLDYLKKLGVEVLWLTPMYKSPQNDNGYDISDYYSIDESYGTMEDFEEMLREAHKRDIKIVMDIVVNHTSTENEWFKKSEEGDPEYKDFYIWKDAVNGKEPTNWQSKFGGNAWKWSEKRKQYYLHLFDVTQADLNWKNEKVRKKVYEMIKYWLNKGVDGFRFDVINLISKDQRFLNDDGSDTRFVPDGRRFYTDGPKIHEYLKEIHKEAFGENELLTVGEMSSTSLENCVRYSNPQEKELSMAFSFHHLKVDYPNGEKWVKAPFDFVELKRILSKWQIGMYEGNGWNATFWTNHDQPRALSRFGDDKNFHEKSGKMLATVLHGLQGTPYVYQGEEFGMTNPYFDKIEKYQDVESKNMYKILRDKGLSEEEVLDILMQKSRDNSRTPVQWDDTKNAGFTSGTPWIGIPENYKKINAENALKDNNSIFYHYQNLIQLRRTEELLITGRYEDIDLENKKVYAYKRIGENEELIVISNFYDEVTEFDVKGLDLEKAFILLSNYVQSPEIKEDKIILKPYESIIFKKTK, encoded by the coding sequence ATGGAAAAAAATTTTGAGCAAAAATGGTGGCATAAATCAGTAGTTTACCAAATTTACCCAAAAAGTTTTAATGACACGACTGGAAGTGGACAAGGAGATATAAAAGGAATTACAGAAAAATTAGATTATTTGAAAAAATTGGGAGTGGAAGTGCTGTGGCTAACACCGATGTATAAATCTCCACAGAATGACAATGGTTATGATATAAGCGACTATTACAGCATAGATGAAAGTTATGGGACAATGGAAGATTTTGAAGAAATGTTAAGAGAAGCTCATAAAAGAGATATAAAAATTGTGATGGATATCGTTGTAAATCATACTTCGACTGAAAATGAATGGTTTAAAAAATCTGAAGAGGGTGATCCTGAGTACAAAGATTTCTATATTTGGAAAGATGCGGTAAATGGGAAAGAGCCGACAAATTGGCAGTCAAAATTTGGTGGAAACGCTTGGAAGTGGAGCGAAAAAAGAAAACAATATTACTTGCATTTATTTGATGTGACTCAAGCTGATTTAAACTGGAAAAATGAAAAGGTGAGAAAAAAAGTTTATGAGATGATAAAATATTGGCTTAATAAAGGAGTTGACGGATTTAGATTTGATGTAATTAACTTGATTTCAAAAGACCAGAGATTTTTAAATGACGATGGAAGTGATACAAGATTTGTTCCAGATGGAAGAAGATTTTACACAGATGGGCCTAAAATTCACGAATATTTGAAGGAAATTCACAAAGAGGCATTTGGAGAAAACGAGTTACTGACTGTTGGAGAAATGTCATCAACGAGTCTTGAAAATTGTGTAAGATATTCAAATCCGCAAGAAAAAGAACTTTCAATGGCTTTTTCGTTCCATCATTTAAAAGTGGATTATCCAAATGGAGAAAAATGGGTAAAAGCACCATTTGATTTTGTTGAACTAAAAAGAATACTTTCAAAATGGCAGATTGGAATGTATGAAGGAAATGGTTGGAATGCGACTTTCTGGACTAATCACGATCAGCCAAGAGCTTTATCAAGATTTGGAGATGACAAAAACTTTCATGAAAAGTCAGGAAAAATGCTTGCAACTGTGCTTCACGGACTTCAAGGAACTCCATATGTTTATCAAGGGGAAGAATTTGGAATGACAAATCCATATTTTGACAAAATTGAAAAATATCAAGATGTAGAATCTAAAAATATGTATAAAATATTGAGAGATAAAGGACTTTCTGAAGAGGAAGTGCTTGATATTTTGATGCAAAAATCAAGAGATAATTCAAGAACGCCAGTTCAGTGGGATGATACAAAGAATGCTGGATTTACAAGTGGAACTCCTTGGATTGGAATTCCAGAAAATTATAAAAAAATAAATGCCGAAAATGCGCTGAAAGATAATAATTCAATATTTTATCATTACCAAAACTTAATTCAGTTAAGACGAACAGAAGAGCTTTTGATCACCGGAAGATATGAAGATATTGATTTAGAAAACAAAAAAGTTTATGCTTATAAAAGAATTGGAGAAAATGAAGAATTAATCGTAATTTCTAATTTCTATGATGAAGTTACGGAATTCGATGTAAAAGGATTAGATTTAGAAAAAGCCTTTATCTTGCTTTCAAATTATGTTCAAAGTCCTGAAATAAAAGAAGATAAAATTATTTTAAAACCTTATGAATCAATAATTTTTAAAAAAACAAAATAA
- a CDS encoding SIMPL domain-containing protein: MEVTTRDMKNLGNIISVAYAVGIGTNGYIEYDIDNKQKLEDELYENAYKEALKKAQVILGKTNLNLKNPVTITDKSNGVIRAYSDYDYSYNLYASTDSKILEKSDKELMDKVLEKNVVINPSKLNISKEVYIEFEMN; this comes from the coding sequence GTGGAAGTTACAACTCGTGATATGAAAAACTTGGGGAATATAATAAGCGTTGCATATGCAGTTGGAATTGGGACAAACGGCTACATTGAATATGACATTGACAACAAGCAAAAATTGGAAGACGAACTTTACGAAAATGCTTACAAAGAAGCATTAAAAAAAGCACAAGTTATCTTGGGAAAAACTAATTTAAACTTAAAAAATCCTGTTACGATAACTGACAAGTCAAATGGCGTAATTCGAGCATATTCTGACTATGATTACAGCTACAATTTGTATGCTTCAACTGATTCAAAAATTTTAGAAAAAAGCGATAAAGAGCTAATGGACAAAGTTTTGGAAAAAAATGTTGTGATAAATCCATCAAAACTCAATATTTCAAAAGAAGTTTATATTGAATTTGAAATGAATTAA
- a CDS encoding SIMPL domain-containing protein, whose amino-acid sequence MTFLFMMTCVLTFSDVVSGKRIQVRGIAKKEIFPNSAKVELVIKTQDENLDKASRENSQRLEKFKSLLSRSGEKYEKIDSISYSTDKSYDWQYETVNKGAKAYETVLTIEADNIDLNNLKDFLQVLANEKIYEVDKISQGINTFKIKVQDKTAKVAYQKAIDKFNELQKNLVKKELEML is encoded by the coding sequence ATGACATTTTTATTTATGATGACTTGTGTTTTGACATTTTCTGATGTCGTTTCTGGAAAAAGAATACAAGTTAGAGGAATTGCAAAAAAAGAAATATTTCCAAATTCGGCAAAAGTGGAGCTTGTAATAAAAACTCAAGATGAAAATTTGGATAAAGCAAGTCGGGAAAATTCTCAGAGACTTGAAAAATTTAAAAGTCTTTTGAGTAGATCTGGCGAAAAATACGAAAAAATAGATTCAATATCTTATTCAACCGACAAATCTTACGATTGGCAATATGAAACAGTCAATAAAGGAGCAAAAGCATATGAAACAGTTTTAACAATCGAAGCAGATAACATTGACTTGAATAATTTGAAAGACTTTTTACAAGTTTTGGCAAATGAAAAAATTTATGAAGTTGATAAAATTTCACAAGGAATAAATACTTTTAAAATAAAGGTACAGGATAAGACAGCTAAAGTCGCTTATCAAAAAGCAATTGATAAGTTTAATGAACTGCAAAAAAACTTGGTGAAAAAGGAATTGGAAATGTTGTAA
- a CDS encoding SIMPL domain-containing protein, which produces MTGNAQREIMPDMATLSFQIKDKDKTLSAASSKVKQKLEKFKKDLRTKNLMSGDIETVSISDRKIKDKNYSGKKTVSSYSGQMSVFVKDVDFEKLGELIELNSGDKFQSVEKDDEENVYEIKLKESDKTLNGTLNKLFSKIDILKNKLRLINAAKNNVFFGDYEIKENSENYEETEVYEVTQNLKVVTKNLKNLNEIISLADSDGLNIAGSIKFDLSNRDEIESQMYGDAYNQAKQKAESILKSSDLKVGDVIVVSEDLDFQQKMIDRIDSQWEVKTDVESSLNNLESQLNGLQGMEENNYSDMKIKGGYDFYRGYKTSKVRVDYTPKPLKIEQNISVMYEMQKK; this is translated from the coding sequence GTGACGGGAAATGCACAAAGAGAAATCATGCCAGATATGGCAACTTTGAGCTTTCAAATTAAGGATAAGGACAAAACTTTGAGTGCGGCGTCTTCCAAAGTGAAACAAAAATTGGAAAAATTTAAAAAAGATTTGAGAACGAAAAATTTAATGTCTGGCGATATTGAAACAGTTTCTATTTCAGATAGAAAAATTAAAGATAAAAATTATTCAGGTAAAAAAACAGTTTCTTCGTATTCTGGTCAAATGAGCGTTTTTGTAAAAGATGTCGATTTTGAAAAATTGGGAGAATTGATTGAATTAAATAGTGGAGATAAATTTCAAAGCGTGGAAAAGGATGATGAAGAAAATGTTTATGAAATTAAGTTAAAAGAGAGTGATAAAACTTTAAATGGAACTTTGAATAAATTATTTTCTAAAATTGATATTTTGAAAAATAAATTAAGATTGATAAATGCGGCAAAAAATAATGTTTTTTTTGGAGATTATGAAATTAAGGAAAATTCTGAAAATTATGAAGAAACGGAAGTTTACGAAGTGACTCAAAATTTAAAAGTTGTGACAAAAAATTTGAAGAATTTAAATGAGATAATTTCTTTGGCTGATAGCGATGGACTCAATATAGCTGGATCAATAAAATTTGATTTGTCAAATAGAGATGAAATTGAATCCCAGATGTATGGCGATGCTTATAATCAGGCAAAACAAAAGGCAGAAAGTATTTTAAAATCAAGTGATTTAAAAGTTGGCGATGTGATTGTCGTAAGTGAGGATTTGGATTTTCAGCAAAAAATGATAGACAGGATTGACAGCCAATGGGAAGTGAAAACTGATGTTGAAAGTTCATTGAATAACTTGGAAAGTCAATTAAATGGATTACAAGGCATGGAAGAAAATAATTATTCAGATATGAAAATAAAAGGTGGGTATGATTTTTACAGAGGTTATAAAACTAGTAAAGTAAGAGTTGATTATACTCCGAAACCTTTAAAAATAGAACAAAATATATCTGTTATGTATGAAATGCAAAAAAAATAA
- a CDS encoding SIMPL domain-containing protein (The SIMPL domain is named for its presence in mouse protein SIMPL (signalling molecule that associates with mouse pelle-like kinase). Bacterial member BP26, from Brucella, was shown to assemble into a channel-like structure, while YggE from E. coli has been associated with resistance to oxidative stress.) — MKKIMMSLLILSSFNLFSANENLIRKISVTGNSEKEVMPDVAVINFLISEKDKDLNVATKKTKDALENFKQGLRARKIQIGEIETVSFYDKKETEYKEDVKPKNSKNQKQKTEIKTPVSYTAKIEILVKNIDFNRLSGLIGVDGDKNFDKIEKNFSQNAYSVNLKETDKTVDAALNKLFVKVNDVKEKLQSVSDTKNDVIFGGYKITENFTNDSKTPVDMYYVIHNLKLSVKNLKNLNTIISLAADNDIYINGSIQFDLSNKDEIEQQMYKQAFNEAEQKAKSILKSSVLKLGNPIMVSEDLDFQQKMIDKIDSQWEVKAVTNTVALSAPEKEYGFAAEYSDGYGYSSAKRAVSTKVDYTPKPLKLEQNVSVMYEIK; from the coding sequence ATGAAAAAAATAATGATGTCTTTGCTTATTTTAAGTAGTTTTAATTTATTTTCAGCAAACGAAAATCTCATAAGAAAAATAAGCGTGACTGGAAATTCTGAAAAAGAAGTTATGCCAGATGTTGCAGTTATAAATTTTTTGATTTCAGAAAAAGATAAAGATTTGAATGTGGCGACTAAAAAGACAAAAGATGCGCTGGAAAATTTTAAACAAGGACTTCGTGCAAGAAAAATTCAAATAGGAGAAATTGAAACTGTTTCATTTTACGACAAAAAAGAGACAGAGTATAAAGAAGATGTAAAGCCAAAAAATTCAAAAAATCAAAAACAAAAAACTGAAATAAAAACACCAGTTTCTTATACCGCTAAAATTGAGATTTTGGTAAAAAATATTGATTTTAACAGATTAAGTGGATTAATTGGCGTAGACGGGGATAAAAATTTTGATAAAATTGAAAAAAATTTTTCACAAAACGCTTATTCTGTAAATTTAAAAGAAACAGATAAAACTGTAGATGCAGCATTAAATAAATTATTTGTCAAAGTAAATGATGTAAAAGAAAAATTGCAAAGCGTGAGTGACACCAAAAACGATGTCATTTTTGGCGGATATAAAATTACTGAAAATTTTACAAATGACAGCAAAACTCCTGTTGACATGTATTATGTAATTCATAATTTAAAATTGTCAGTAAAAAATTTAAAAAACTTAAACACAATAATTTCCCTTGCGGCAGACAACGACATTTACATAAATGGTTCAATTCAGTTTGACTTGTCAAATAAAGATGAAATTGAGCAGCAGATGTATAAACAGGCATTTAATGAAGCCGAACAAAAGGCAAAAAGCATCTTAAAGTCAAGTGTACTAAAACTTGGAAATCCAATTATGGTCAGCGAAGATTTGGATTTTCAGCAAAAAATGATAGATAAAATTGACAGTCAGTGGGAAGTAAAAGCAGTGACAAATACAGTAGCACTTTCAGCACCAGAAAAAGAATATGGTTTTGCTGCTGAATATTCAGATGGATACGGATATTCTTCAGCAAAAAGAGCAGTCAGTACAAAAGTTGATTATACTCCAAAACCATTAAAATTGGAGCAGAATGTGTCTGTGATGTATGAGATAAAATAA
- a CDS encoding PASTA domain-containing protein, which translates to MSTTRKLNPGKVTRFVIVMICLVTLGIFGRGVFDRHFFNTRMTVIPNVMNLNEKEAIKYLKEAGLKVKVIHSKTEKVPLNVVHNQDPRPGKKVKVNRVIKIWVNNGQNQVVPNIIGLELLEARSKLRGQNIQIETIDYYPSNQKYNTILGVYPKPGTKLEINQKISILVSSQQMIDPSVMPNLIGLDLNDARELAKQVGINIQNVSYTTDPTLPLNTIISTNPAAGARIQQGQNISVVINTASRARRRQTTEEIINRSKNDINKNGIEKAIDDTINKIDSSSPGNNNSTNNSTNNGNSGNSGSDGDNSSQENNSGGQQSEDDSGE; encoded by the coding sequence ATGTCAACAACAAGAAAATTAAATCCCGGTAAAGTAACAAGATTTGTTATTGTGATGATTTGTTTAGTGACACTAGGAATTTTTGGACGAGGTGTATTTGATAGACATTTTTTTAACACGCGTATGACCGTTATTCCAAATGTTATGAACTTAAATGAAAAAGAAGCGATAAAATATTTGAAGGAAGCTGGACTAAAAGTTAAAGTTATCCATTCAAAAACTGAAAAAGTGCCGTTAAATGTGGTTCACAATCAAGATCCACGACCTGGAAAAAAAGTTAAAGTTAATAGAGTTATAAAAATTTGGGTTAATAATGGACAAAATCAAGTTGTGCCAAATATAATCGGACTTGAACTTTTGGAAGCCAGATCAAAATTAAGAGGACAAAATATTCAAATTGAAACAATTGATTATTATCCTTCGAACCAAAAATATAATACAATTTTAGGTGTTTATCCAAAACCTGGAACAAAACTTGAAATTAATCAAAAAATTTCAATACTTGTATCTTCTCAGCAAATGATAGATCCATCTGTTATGCCAAATTTGATAGGACTTGACTTAAACGATGCAAGAGAACTTGCAAAACAAGTTGGAATAAATATTCAAAATGTGTCTTACACAACTGACCCAACTTTACCACTAAATACTATTATTTCTACAAATCCTGCAGCAGGAGCTAGAATTCAGCAAGGTCAAAATATATCCGTTGTCATAAATACAGCTTCTCGTGCCAGAAGACGGCAGACAACTGAAGAAATAATAAATAGATCAAAAAATGACATTAATAAAAACGGAATAGAAAAAGCGATTGACGACACAATTAATAAAATTGATAGTAGTAGTCCTGGAAATAATAATAGTACAAATAATTCGACAAATAATGGAAATAGCGGAAACAGTGGAAGTGACGGAGATAATTCATCACAAGAAAACAACTCAGGTGGTCAACAATCAGAAGATGACAGTGGAGAATAA
- the rsgA gene encoding ribosome small subunit-dependent GTPase A: MKGFYYVVKEDAKNLSEENIFECKLRGSLKVKNSKLNCIIGDVVEFDEDEKVITKIFDRKNYLHRPLLSNIDFIGILFAIENPKFDFTNFQKMLLNANYQNIPCILILSKVDLVSKDQLNQFLEEFEKVFGNTVHIFPISIKENFGIKELKDYIKKKSIVISGPSGAGKSSLINSLMGEEILATSDVSQKTKKGRHTTTESRFFMTDEHSYVIDTPGFSTLDFPKLKNRKELEVLFPEFLEFLQDCKFRDCIHTNEPNCAIKENVQNQKIHKKRYDFYLYSLENIKIK, translated from the coding sequence ATTAAAGGTTTTTATTATGTCGTAAAAGAAGACGCCAAAAATTTAAGCGAAGAAAATATTTTTGAGTGCAAATTGAGAGGCAGCTTAAAAGTGAAAAACAGTAAACTGAATTGTATTATTGGAGATGTGGTCGAATTTGACGAAGATGAAAAAGTTATAACAAAAATTTTTGATAGAAAAAATTATTTGCACAGACCACTTCTCTCAAATATAGATTTCATTGGAATTTTATTTGCAATTGAAAATCCTAAATTTGATTTTACTAATTTTCAAAAAATGCTATTGAATGCAAATTATCAAAATATTCCGTGCATTTTGATTTTATCAAAGGTTGATCTTGTTTCTAAAGATCAATTAAACCAATTTTTGGAAGAGTTTGAAAAAGTTTTTGGAAATACAGTTCATATTTTTCCAATTTCTATAAAAGAAAATTTTGGAATAAAAGAATTAAAAGATTATATAAAGAAGAAGTCCATTGTAATTTCAGGACCGTCTGGTGCAGGAAAATCTTCACTTATTAACTCTTTAATGGGAGAAGAGATACTTGCCACAAGTGATGTCAGCCAAAAGACAAAAAAGGGACGGCACACAACTACAGAAAGCAGATTTTTTATGACTGATGAACATTCTTATGTGATTGATACACCTGGTTTTTCAACGCTTGATTTTCCAAAATTGAAAAATAGAAAGGAGTTGGAAGTCCTTTTTCCAGAATTTCTGGAATTTTTACAAGACTGTAAATTTCGTGACTGTATCCACACGAATGAGCCTAATTGTGCGATTAAAGAAAATGTTCAAAATCAGAAAATTCATAAAAAGCGATATGACTTTTATCTTTATTCGCTAGAAAACATAAAAATTAAATAG
- the rpe gene encoding ribulose-phosphate 3-epimerase, translating to MGKKIIVAPSLLAADFSDLKKEIQEVEKFGADFLHLDVMDGNFVPNISFGSPILEAIRPHTKLVFDVHLMVENPDRLIHLFKDCADIITVHAESTKHLNRTIQLIKSFGKKVGVALNPSTPLDFIKYDLDNIDMVLIMTVNPGFGGQKFIPEMLPKIKELRNLAPEIDIQVDGGINDKTGKLAVQAGANILVAGSYIFSGNYENKINSLKF from the coding sequence ATGGGAAAAAAAATAATCGTTGCACCTTCTCTATTAGCAGCAGATTTTAGCGATTTAAAAAAAGAAATTCAAGAAGTGGAAAAATTTGGAGCGGATTTTCTTCATCTCGATGTAATGGACGGAAATTTTGTGCCAAATATCAGTTTCGGCTCTCCAATTTTAGAAGCGATAAGACCTCACACAAAACTTGTTTTTGATGTTCATTTGATGGTTGAAAATCCTGACCGTCTGATTCATCTATTCAAAGACTGTGCGGACATCATAACTGTTCACGCAGAAAGCACGAAACATTTGAACAGAACCATTCAGCTGATAAAATCTTTTGGAAAAAAAGTTGGAGTTGCTCTTAATCCGTCAACTCCGCTGGATTTTATAAAATATGATTTAGACAATATTGACATGGTTTTAATTATGACGGTAAATCCTGGTTTTGGCGGACAAAAATTTATTCCTGAAATGCTTCCTAAAATAAAAGAGCTAAGAAATTTAGCACCAGAAATTGATATTCAAGTGGATGGCGGAATAAATGATAAAACTGGAAAACTGGCAGTCCAAGCTGGAGCAAATATATTAGTTGCAGGTTCTTACATATTTAGCGGAAATTATGAAAATAAAATTAACTCATTAAAATTTTAA
- a CDS encoding MarR family transcriptional regulator: MYNKMENLLDQFYKTYYKIEEINLNQVIKCLTTTEIHVIEAIGQDKITMNELAEKLGITMGTASIAINKLNEKQFIERIRSDEDRRKVFVKLSKKGEMALNYHGNFHSTILEKITENIPKEELKAFVTTFETIVNNLEAVKKDIQPESILTFEEGDTVQVSSIKGSVAIRKYLNEKGVLIKSLIKIINIDKFLITMLVDGDEKILNVEDAENIMVRKNSL; this comes from the coding sequence ATGTATAATAAAATGGAAAATTTATTGGATCAATTTTATAAAACATATTATAAAATTGAAGAAATTAATTTAAATCAAGTTATAAAATGTCTGACGACTACTGAAATACATGTAATTGAAGCCATCGGACAAGATAAAATCACAATGAACGAACTGGCTGAAAAACTTGGAATTACAATGGGAACTGCATCAATTGCCATAAATAAACTAAATGAGAAGCAATTTATCGAGCGGATTCGTTCTGACGAAGATAGACGAAAAGTTTTTGTAAAACTTTCTAAAAAAGGGGAAATGGCGTTAAATTATCATGGAAATTTTCATTCAACAATTTTAGAAAAAATTACAGAAAATATTCCAAAAGAAGAATTAAAGGCTTTTGTCACAACTTTTGAAACTATTGTAAACAATTTGGAAGCAGTGAAAAAAGATATTCAACCTGAATCAATTTTAACTTTTGAAGAAGGCGACACCGTTCAAGTTTCTTCCATCAAAGGAAGTGTTGCAATAAGAAAATATTTGAATGAAAAGGGAGTTTTGATAAAATCTCTTATAAAAATTATAAATATCGACAAATTTTTAATTACGATGTTAGTTGACGGAGATGAAAAAATTTTAAATGTGGAAGATGCAGAAAATATAATGGTTAGAAAAAACTCTCTGTAA
- a CDS encoding tRNA1(Val) (adenine(37)-N6)-methyltransferase — MKKNGEKTTTPIKDLKIIQRNDFQNFTLDSVLISDFVKINRKTKKILDIGTGCGIISILLAKRSKAKITGIELLETMAEIAKENVKNNGFYEQISIVNEDIKNYKKTFSEAQFDTIVTNPPYFEFKGDFSQINDLEQLACARHNMNLTIEEIIKISAYLLKNMGSFSIVFRSERLIEILELLKKYNLEPKRMKNCYTKWNENAKICMIEAIKDANSGLLIEMPIFVYDKNGKKSEYIENLYK; from the coding sequence ATGAAAAAAAATGGAGAAAAAACGACAACACCAATTAAAGATTTGAAAATTATTCAAAGAAACGATTTTCAAAATTTCACTTTAGATTCTGTATTAATTTCTGATTTTGTGAAAATCAACAGAAAGACAAAAAAAATTCTTGATATTGGAACTGGCTGTGGAATTATTTCAATTCTTTTGGCAAAACGAAGTAAAGCAAAAATTACTGGAATTGAACTTTTGGAAACAATGGCTGAAATTGCGAAAGAAAATGTTAAAAATAACGGTTTTTATGAACAAATTTCGATTGTGAACGAAGATATTAAAAATTATAAAAAAACTTTTTCAGAAGCGCAGTTTGACACAATTGTCACAAATCCACCATATTTTGAATTTAAGGGAGATTTTTCTCAGATTAATGACTTGGAGCAATTGGCTTGTGCTAGACATAATATGAATCTGACGATTGAAGAAATTATAAAAATTTCAGCATATTTATTAAAAAATATGGGAAGTTTTTCGATAGTTTTTCGGAGTGAGCGGCTAATTGAAATTTTGGAATTACTAAAAAAATATAATTTAGAGCCAAAGAGAATGAAAAACTGTTATACTAAATGGAATGAAAATGCTAAAATTTGCATGATTGAAGCGATTAAAGATGCAAATAGCGGACTTTTGATTGAAATGCCAATTTTTGTTTATGATAAAAATGGGAAAAAAAGTGAATATATTGAAAATCTGTATAAATAA
- the rsmD gene encoding 16S rRNA (guanine(966)-N(2))-methyltransferase RsmD codes for MRVVAGKLKNRKIYSREGRDTRPTLERIKEAIFSILGEQIENARFLDLYSGTGNIAIEALSRGAKRAVMIEKDKEALRIIIENINNLNLSDNCRAYKNDVFRAIEILGRKNEKFDIIFLDPPYKENISVKTIKKIFECEILDENGIIISEHGVYEKMPEKIEKFVKYDERDYNKKIVSFYNFE; via the coding sequence ATGAGAGTTGTTGCTGGAAAATTAAAAAACAGAAAAATTTACTCAAGAGAAGGAAGAGATACAAGACCAACTTTAGAGAGAATTAAAGAAGCGATATTTAGCATACTTGGCGAACAAATTGAAAATGCAAGATTTCTAGATTTATATTCGGGAACTGGAAATATTGCGATTGAAGCACTGAGCCGTGGAGCTAAAAGAGCTGTTATGATTGAAAAAGACAAAGAAGCACTGAGAATAATTATTGAAAACATAAATAATTTAAATTTGTCAGACAACTGCAGAGCTTACAAAAATGATGTTTTTCGTGCGATAGAAATACTTGGCAGAAAAAATGAAAAATTTGATATAATTTTTTTAGATCCGCCATATAAAGAAAATATTTCAGTAAAGACAATTAAAAAAATTTTTGAGTGCGAAATACTTGACGAAAATGGAATTATTATTTCAGAACATGGCGTTTATGAAAAAATGCCAGAAAAAATAGAAAAATTTGTAAAATATGACGAGAGAGATTACAACAAAAAAATTGTCAGCTTTTATAATTTTGAATAA
- the xseB gene encoding exodeoxyribonuclease VII small subunit, which translates to MAAKKQTYEENIEQIDEILEKLENEELSLDDSIEEYEKAIKLIKDSEKLLEIGEGKVLKVLEKNGKIEVEDLD; encoded by the coding sequence ATGGCAGCAAAAAAACAAACTTATGAAGAAAATATTGAACAAATTGATGAAATTTTGGAAAAATTGGAAAATGAAGAATTGTCACTTGATGATTCAATTGAAGAATATGAAAAAGCGATAAAACTTATAAAAGATTCAGAAAAATTACTAGAAATTGGTGAAGGAAAAGTGCTAAAAGTTTTGGAAAAAAATGGTAAAATAGAAGTTGAAGATCTAGATTAG